The Nicotiana sylvestris chromosome 6, ASM39365v2, whole genome shotgun sequence genomic sequence TAAGCATTGGCAGAGCTAGATCAACTTCGATGCTGCTGCAACTGGCTGACCGCACGGTAAAAATGCCTACTgggattcttgatgatgtgttggtgctAGTGGGGAAGTTTGTATTCCCTGTGGACTTTGTTATTCTGGATTGTCAGGTAGATGCGGAGATACCTATCATTTTATGTAGGCCATTTTTGGCCAATGGGAGAGCCCCGATCGATTGTGAGactggggaattaaaaatgagaccgaacgatgaagaagtcatattcaatGTTCAGCAATCTATGAGGAGACCCAGTGAATATGCTAATTGCTCTCTAGTGGAGGCAGTGGATTTGATCCTACAAGAAGATGATGTGACCCTTACTGCTAAAGATCCTTGGGAGGCATGTCTAAAATatttagaagaaatggatggtgaaGGGTTGGTTGAGTAGGTCATGGCACTTGAAGGCCAAGGATTCTGAAAAGAGAACCTCAATTCGAGTCCCTTGAGTTAGAAAAAAAGGGCTACACCTCCAGCAAAGCCATCGGTAGAGGAACCACCCAAGCTGGAGCTGAAGCCGCTTCCAGCTCACCTCAGGTACATTTTCTTAGGCCCGCATTCTACTTTTCCTGTTATTATATCATctggtttgttagatgtgcaggtagaaTAGCTCTTACAGGTACTGCAGGAAAGCAAGACTGCTATTggctggaccatggcagacataaaaggtatcagcccagccttctgtatgcataagattctcTTGGAAGAAGGGAACAAACCTTCTAGAGAACATCAACGAAGGCTGAACCCGAACATGAAAGAGGTAGTAAAGAAGGAAGTGATCAAAtagttagatgcgggaatcatcttccccatctctgatagcaatTGGGTTATCCCTATCCAATGTGTGCCAAAAAGGGGGGGAATGACTGTTGTGCAAAAtgagaacaatgagttgatctcaactcgTACAGTTATGGGATGGCGGATTTGCATGGATTACCGAAAATTGAACACAGCCACCCGGAAGGATCACTTCCCCTTGcctttcattgaccaaatgttggacaggCCGGCCGGGCGCTCACActtctgtttcttggatggatattcggggtacaatcagatatcaatagcccccgaagatagagagaaaacatcCTTCACTTATTTATATGGCATCTTCGCCTTTTggagaatgccttttgggctttgcaATGCACCGGCGACATTTCAACGGTGCATGTTAGCCATTTTTACAGGCATGGTGAAGGATAttatggaggtctttatggatgatttctccgtgGTGGGAGATTCATTCGAGGATTTTCTTCACAACTTAAGAAGAGTGCTCaaaagatgtgtggagacaaattttgtgttgaactgggagaagtgccattttataGTACAGGAAGGGATAGTCTTGGGACATCGAGTGTccagtaaaggaattgaggtcGACCATGCTAAGGTTGACATGATTGAAAACTACCACCGCCCACTTCAGTCAAGGCGAtgagaagtttccttgggcatGCTGGGTTCTACAGGCGATTCATTAAAGATttctccaaaattgctaacccattttgcaaactccttgaaaaggatcacccctttgtgttttctaatgattgcagattggcatttgaggagctgaagaagagattggtgactgcacccataattgttgcacccaactaggagcaaccatttgagctcatgtgcaatGCAAGTGACTACGccataggagcagtcttggggCAGCGACAGGGTAAACTGATGCACCCAATTTATTATGCAAGCAGAACGCTGAGCGGTGCACAACTCAATTACACTGTGATGGAAAAAGAGATGTTGGTTGTTGTTTTTGCATTCGACAAATTCAGGTCATACTTGATTGTCTCGAAAGTTATTGTTTACACTGACCATGCAGCAATTAGGTACCTGATagaaaagaaggagtcaaagccaCGCTTGATTCACTAGGTTCTTCTATTACAAGAGTTCGATCTGGAAATACGTGACCGAAAAGAgacagagaaccaagtagctgaccacCTTTCAAGGTTGGAAGGAGCTTAAAAGAAGGTAGAGGTTGAGGATCTAACAGAGACATTCCCGGATGAACAGTTACTGGCAATGACAATGGAGGAGGCACCTtggtatgctgatattgctaattatttagcaagtggtattgtaccttatgaactctcctcaattcaaaagaaaaagttcttttgTGATTATCggtattattattgggatgaacctctattatttaaaatatgtgtagataacatgatccggcggtgtatccccgagaaagatcaacattctgttttacaggcttgccatgcttcaccatatggtggacactttggaggaattCGGACAACAGCTAAGGTGTTGGAGTCAAGCTTGTACTGGCCTACTCTGTTCAATGATGCCCATGCTTGGGTTAAAAGCTGCGATGAATGCCAAAGAACTGGCAACATATCTCGTAGACACGAGATGCCAATGAccacaattcaagaggtggagatTTTTTACATGTGGGGGGTTGACTTCATGGGGCCATTCATCAGCTCGTATGGTAACAAGTACATATTGGTAGTAGTtgactatgtctccaagtgggtcgaagcagtgGCTCTCCCGACCAATGATGCCAAGGGGGTACTACgctttctaaagaagaacatttTCACGCGTTTTGGTACCCCAAGAGCTATACTCAGTGATGGTGGAACCCATTTCTGCAATAGAGCATTCGCATGGCTGTTGGAAAAATATGGAGTTCGTCATATAGTGACCACCCCATACCACCCACAATCAAGCGGGCtagttgaagtgtccaacagggagattaaaagtgtcctcacaaaaacagtgaatgcaacaaggactgactgggcaaagaaattggatgatgcattgtgggcataccgcacagccttcaaaaccccaattggtatgtcaccgtacaaGTTGGTATTTGGCAAGGCATGCCACCTCCCAGTTGAGCTAGAGCATAAAGCACTTTGGGCATTGCGGTAGTTAAACTTAGACATGGAGACATCAGGTACTAACAGAATCACTGGGTTACATGAGCTAGAGGAATTCAGGTTCCAGGCCTTTGAGAGTGCtagattatacaaagaaaggatgaaattAATGTATGATAAGCACATCTTGGATCAAAACTTCAAACCCGGAGATCTAGTGTTGTTATACAACTTGAGATTGAGATTGTTCCCAGGTAAGTTAAAGTCCCGATGGTCAGGACCCTTCAGAGTGGTGAAATTGTTCTTGAGTGGAGCTGTAGAGATTGAATCAGAAGATGGGACAAACAAGTTCACAGTaaatgggcaaaggttgaaacattaccttggCATGGCTGAAGAAAAAGGGGATAGAGTGGTAATCACTTTGGGAGAGCCCCAGTGCGCGGATGAGGAGTAATGATCAAATGCTTGCGTCGTgttgcgacgttaaatcaggcgttgcgtgggaggcaacccatgagtGTGTTGTTAGTGTGTTCATGTAACttcatatattaaaaaaaatcagcGCCAGCACCGCGACCGCAGTGAACCGCGGTAAACCGCAGTGGAAGGCAAACATTCTGCCTCAGATTTTTCATCTCACCGCGACTGCGGTGGATCGCGGTAAACCGCGGTGAGGCATAAACTTTCTGCCTCAGATTTTGAAACCCACCGCGGCGGCGGTGGACCGCGGTCGGTCCcaggtaattttaattttttttatttttttccgtttttcttatttcttttcctcttcttttaattttacaACCCAAACCCCCTCCCCCTAAACCCAAAACACTGATCCCCTCCCCATATTTCGGATTTCTCTCTCTCCATCAACCCTAACCCCTCCAATActctctccttcttcttcttcttcttccctcatACTAACATCCCCCACTTCCATTCCTCTTCCCATTCTTCAACTACGGTATGTTCCTCacctcttctttctcttttctttagtaTTGTGTTTTATTGTATTGTAGTTTATGTAATTTTATGTTGTGTTGGATGTACTTGTTGGTAtactctttttcttcttgtttttgcttttcaattttgtttttgagtttgatTGGTGAAGGGGTTGTGCATTGCATGTTTGAACGGTGTTATTGGTGAGTGATTGAATGAAGTAAGTGTGGGGTGTGTTGGTGTGGTAGTATACTTGATTGGGGAGGAGCTTTGATATACCCATGAGGGCTATAGGTGTTTGGAAAGTGCCTTGCTCACAGGGTGTTTGGGAAATTGCCCCAATGGAGATATAAGGAGCTATTGTGACATGGttatggtgaagtctgagtaaccatacATAGTCACATATTTTTTGCGCACTCACTAATAGACGTTTCGTTGTATGACAGGTACAATGAGTTCTTCCAGG encodes the following:
- the LOC138870488 gene encoding uncharacterized protein, yielding MDALRETPGYAKMMKDLMSRKFDFQDLSTVTPTQTCSAVVTRPMAQNMSDPGSFTIPCTIGSYAFAKALCDLGARINLMPLAVYTKLSIGRARSTSMLLQLADRTVKMPTGILDDVLVLVGKFVFPVDFVILDCQVDAEIPIILCRPFLANGRAPIDCETGELKMRPNDEEVIFNVQQSMRRPSEYANCSLVEAVDLILQEDDVTLTAKDPWEKKRATPPAKPSVEEPPKLELKPLPAHLRCAGRIALTGTAGKQDCYWLDHGRHKRPAGRSHFCFLDGYSGYNQISIAPEDREKTSFTYLYGIFAFWRMPFGLCNAPATFQRCMLAIFTGMVKDIMEVFMDDFSVVGDSFEDFLHNLRRVLKRCVETNFVLNWEKCHFIVQEGIVLGHRVSSKGIEVDHAKEQPFELMCNASDYAIGAVLGQRQGKLMHPIYYASRTLSGAQLNYTVMEKEMLVVVFAFDKFRSYLIVSKVIVYTDHAAIRYLIEKKESKPRLIH
- the LOC138870489 gene encoding uncharacterized protein; translated protein: METSGTNRITGLHELEEFRFQAFESARLYKERMKLMYDKHILDQNFKPGDLVLLYNLRLRLFPGKLKSRWSGPFRVVKLFLSGAVEIESEDGTNKFTVNGQRLKHYLGMAEEKGDRVVITLGEPQCADEE